One part of the Borrelia coriaceae genome encodes these proteins:
- a CDS encoding collagen-like protein, with the protein MKKICMVVCILVALGFVGCVGPDGLIGPCGPKGADGKRGLPGHDGRSDIDLLRVNYYHLLRIYDINYKAFSARKADFDRDIPFISIEFGNEFRTEEQRNSVYAGLGYSIEYIEIVKQIIIALKKIVSDANREHARGLLLALKNSSEYFHDVIEIMNSEDMIRSDVNLSRLKRGNNMEDVNELNAMLMELLYKRECVISDIKEILDSTKLFLVDPSIIHHIANIKFKLKAIVSLNGKVYKKIYTGEESLKGLRDAIEKKMLLLKQTLVP; encoded by the coding sequence ATGAAAAAGATATGTATGGTAGTATGCATCTTAGTCGCCTTAGGATTTGTAGGGTGTGTTGGTCCTGATGGCCTGATTGGACCATGTGGTCCTAAAGGAGCTGATGGGAAGAGGGGATTGCCAGGTCATGATGGACGGAGTGATATTGATTTGTTGCGGGTCAATTATTATCATCTTTTAAGAATTTATGATATTAACTATAAGGCATTTAGTGCAAGAAAGGCCGATTTTGATAGAGATATTCCATTTATTAGTATTGAGTTTGGGAATGAATTTAGGACAGAAGAACAGAGAAATAGTGTTTATGCTGGTTTAGGATATAGCATTGAATATATTGAGATAGTAAAACAAATAATCATTGCATTAAAAAAGATTGTTAGTGATGCTAATAGAGAGCATGCTAGGGGCTTGTTGTTGGCTTTAAAAAATAGCTCAGAGTACTTTCATGACGTTATAGAGATTATGAATTCAGAAGATATGATAAGAAGTGATGTTAATTTGTCTAGACTTAAGAGGGGTAATAATATGGAAGATGTTAATGAACTTAATGCTATGTTAATGGAGCTTTTATACAAAAGGGAGTGTGTGATAAGTGATATTAAAGAAATTTTAGATTCAACAAAATTATTTTTAGTTGACCCGTCTATTATACATCATATTGCAAATATTAAATTTAAATTGAAAGCAATTGTCTCTTTAAATGGAAAAGTTTATAAGAAAATTTATACAGGTGAGGAGAGTTTAAAAGGTTTAAGAGATGCGATTGAGAAAAAAATGCTACTCTTAAAACAAACATTAGTACCGTAG
- a CDS encoding collagen-like protein produces the protein MKRVCMVICLLSTFLGCSGPAGPRGFMGDRGPDGNRGDIGHGLRGDFELLEASVFLLKSSYDYNYKILEPNKAGFDTSIPFGLDIFQNEFSTQESKDYVYVALNNDERYINILKQIIEKLTKPPANSRDKDAAKKLLLALRDSAECIHQVINLFLTSSGTVKFVNNDRSFITELNVFLMMIFRQRKNVVDDIKKILSKVEPSLTMGNIPNFRNEFKSITEPDGEIYKKIYIGADSLRGLRGIIKNRIDASK, from the coding sequence ATGAAAAGAGTATGTATGGTAATATGCCTCTTAAGCACCTTTTTGGGTTGTTCAGGTCCTGCTGGACCACGGGGGTTTATGGGGGATAGAGGCCCTGATGGCAATCGTGGTGATATTGGTCATGGTTTGCGTGGTGATTTTGAATTGCTAGAGGCAAGTGTTTTTCTTCTTAAGTCGTCTTATGATTATAACTATAAGATATTAGAGCCAAATAAGGCAGGTTTTGATACAAGCATTCCATTTGGACTTGATATATTTCAAAATGAGTTTAGCACACAAGAGAGTAAAGATTATGTTTACGTTGCTTTAAATAATGATGAGAGATATATTAATATATTAAAACAAATTATAGAAAAATTAACAAAGCCCCCTGCTAATAGTCGTGATAAGGATGCTGCTAAGAAGCTTTTGTTGGCTTTAAGAGATAGTGCAGAGTGTATTCATCAGGTTATAAATTTATTTTTAACGAGTTCTGGTACAGTTAAGTTCGTTAATAATGATAGGTCTTTTATTACTGAACTTAATGTCTTTTTAATGATGATATTTAGGCAGAGGAAAAATGTGGTAGATGATATTAAGAAGATATTAAGCAAGGTCGAGCCATCTTTAACTATGGGTAATATTCCAAACTTTAGAAATGAATTTAAGTCAATTACTGAGCCTGATGGAGAAATTTATAAAAAGATTTATATTGGTGCTGATAGCTTGAGGGGGTTGAGAGGCATTATTAAAAATAGAATTGATGCATCTAAGTGA